The DNA region CGAAGGCACTTGAAGGTCGTCGTGAGTTATAGGTGAAGTGTAGGAAGAAGAGGAAGTGAATTCTTGCTTTTTTTAAAAAAGAAAAAGTCAGCCAGAGAACGAAATGTCGAACGACTTCTACTATTATTAGAGAAAGCAAAAACAGAATGGATCAATATTAGGGACTTGTATGAAAAAAGTGTTGATCCGTCTGATGAGCTTCGTTATGAGTTACAATTAGCAAAATCAATTCTTGAACCGTTTCAT from Bacillus solimangrovi includes:
- a CDS encoding YaaL family protein, with translation MLFLKKKKSARERNVERLLLLLEKAKTEWINIRDLYEKSVDPSDELRYELQLAKSILEPFH